The genomic window CTACTCCCCGCTTCAAAATGAACCGATTCTGCGCGTCTGAAAATTTCGATGCCTTCATCGTCTTCCGCTCCGCCTAGCCAAGGGAGACTACCGCAGATAACTCCAGTTCCGAACGATCCAGTTGTTCAGGGATCAGAAGATCTGAGAGATGGTAAGCAAAGATGGGGCAATTCTATAGGGGATAGGAGTCGTCGAAACCGGTCTTTCTTCCACATTGAACTTCACGACGGGAAGGAGTGTCGCGTCTTTGAGACAAGACCATGTCACTCCTCGTTCAGAGCCTGGTACACAGCCAGCGGGACATCTATTTGACCTTTGCCGACACCATCCGGGCATTCGCCTCCGGCGGCGGATGGCTGGACCTGGCAACGTTTCTGCCGATGGCGATCGTCTTCGGCGCCGTCCATGCGCCGACGCCGGGGCACAGGCTAGAAGCTAGCTCTACTCCTTTGATAGGAAAAGCCTAATAAGTTCGGAAAATCAATATGTTAGTTCTCTAATGTTTGTGATGCAATTAGTTGTACAGGAGCCACCTAGCATGCTTCACGCTTTCCGATGCGGGCCGGATTGGCGCTTCTTCAAGGGCGCGCTTGTGGCCACGCATCGTGAAGATCGTCGATCACGAAGGCATGGGCGTGGCGTCGGTTGCCGGCATGCCCTCCTTGCGTCCAGTGCGGATGACTGGCCGGCAGGTTCGCATGGTCGTGTTCGACGATCTCAGGGTCGCCGGCAGGCCAAAGCATGGCCGAACAGGTTACGCCTGCGACTGCGATTGTCGCCAAGATCGTGGCCGTGGCTGGCAGTCCAAGGCTGGCGCCGGCCCATCCGGCAAGCGGATAGGTGATGAGCCAGCACGCATGGGACAGGGCGAATTGCGCGGCGAACAAGGCCGGACGATCTTCCGGATGGGACGAGCGCCTGAGTAGACGGCCGGAAGGCGTCAGCGCGAGCGAAAAGCCAATGCCCATGAAGCTCCAAACCAGAAGCAGGAGGCCGTAGGAGTCGATGAACGCGGCCGCACCTGTGGCGATCGTGATCACCGACGCACCCGCAAGCATCACCGGACGATCGGCGAGACTGTCGAGCAGCCGGGGCAGCAACAACGCGACCGCCATGGATCCGCCGCCAAAAGCGGCGAGCGCGCCAGCCGTTTCGCTCTGCCCAAGCCCGAAGATCGCCTGGACGTAGACGACGGTGTTGACGATGACGAATGCGCTGCCGCCGGCAACGGCCATGTTGATGGCCAGCAATCCGCGCAGGCGGGGTGTGGCGAGATAGATGCGGATGCCGCGCGTGGTGCGATCGTAGATGCCACGAGGCTTGCTCGGCTTCGGGCTCGGAAGAAGGACCGTCAGCACGAGGGCTGCGGATGCGAGAAAGCCGACGACCGTGCCGGCAAAGAGATTGTGGAAGCTGATGACGGTTAGGAGAGCGGCGGCAATCATGGGGCTGACGAGGCTTTCCAGATCATAAGCCAGCCTGGAGAGGGAAAGCGCCCGCGTATAGTCCTTCTCGTCCGGCAGCACGTCGGGAATGGTTGCCTGAAAAGTCGGCGTGAATGCAGCAGACGCCGACTGAAGCGCGAAGATCAGCACATAGACCTGCCACACTTGCGAAACGAATGGCAGCAGCAAGGCAACTGCCGCCCGGACGAGATCGAGCGCGACCAGGGTTGTCCGGCGGGGCAACCGCTCGGCAAAGGCAGCAGCGATTGGCGCGACGCCGACATAGGCCACCATCTTCATGGCGAGCGCGGTCCCAAGCACGGCGCCCGCGTTATCGCCGGCCAGATCGAAGGCAAGCAGGCCGAGCGCCACCGTCGCAAGCCCGGTGCCAAGCAACGCGAGGATCTGGGCCAGGAAGAGATGCCGGTAGGTGCGGTTCTTGAGAACGGCAATCATGAGGAAGCGCCTTCAGAGATATTTTGCCAGTGCCTTGAGGTCGTCGATGAATTGGCGGTCCGGTCCCGCCTCGCGGTCGCTCGGCGTTCCCAGGCAATGATCGAGATGATCGTGAATGAGGGTCCGCTTGGCCTGCTGAACGGCCTTCTCCACGGCGTGCATCTGCTGCGCGATGTCGAGGCACGGACGCTCCGCCTCGATCATCGCAATGATGCTCTTGAGATGTCCTTCAGCGCGCTTGAGGCGCTTGACGATGTCGGGGTGAGAGGCATGAAGGTCGGCATGAGTCATTGCAGGAAGCTATCCCCCGGGGAGGATAGGGCAAGCGCCATCATCTCGCCACCGAATCGCGGGAAAGGTGCTCTTAACCATTGCGGGGGTATCGCTGGCACTATGGTCAACCGTCTTCAAAGCGTCGCGCTGCGCGTCGTCATCGCCTGTGCGATGGCGTTGTCGCTTATGCTGGCGCCGCCGACGGGATCAATGTCCCATGATCCGTTCACGGTTGCGCAGGCCGAGGCCGAACGCCATCAGGCGCTTTCCGCAGAAATTGCAGAACACGGACATTCCCATGACGATGGCTGGAGCGATGAGGCCCACTCGGGCCATCTCCACGGTCATGATGCGTCGGACCATCTGCACGACACGCCGGGCGACCCACCCGCAACGCCGGCCATGCTTATCGCCGTCAGCGAGAGCTGGGATGTCGCGAGCTTCTACGATATTCTCCCATTGCAGATATTCGAACTGGATCGACCGCCACGCGCCTGAGCGATAGCCCGGCCTCGGAAAACCAAGGCTCGTTCTTCCTCAATGCGGATATTGATCCATGACACGACCACCTTCTCGGGGTGGCGGTCGAACGCTTCCGGCGTTCGCTCCCCACCTCACGACCGGGCTCATCGCGCTCGGCTTGATGCTCGCCTTCGCGTCCTCGGCGCTGGCCCACGCGGTCACCGCCGGCGACCAGGGCTACATCCAGGAAATCAGCGGGGTGAATCTCATTCCGTTTATCTATCTGGGGGCCAAGCACATGGTCACCGGCTACGACCACATCCTGTTCCTGCTCGGCGTGATCTTCTTCCTTTACCGGATGCAGCACATCGCCATTTACGTGACGCTGTTTGCCATCGGTCATTCGACGACCATGCTTCTCGGCGTCTACTTCAACATCGGCATCAACAGCTACATCATCGATGCCATCATCGGCCTGTCGGTCGTCTACAAGGCGCTCGACAATATGGGCGCCTACCAGCGCTGGTTCGGCTTTCAGCCAAACACCAAGGCTGCGACGCTGATCTTCGGTCTGTTCCACGGCTTCGGACTGTCGACCAAGATTTTGGAATACGACATCGCTCCCGATGGCCTTGTTCCGAACCTCCTGGCTTTCAACGTCGGGGTGGAGATCGGCCAGCTTCTTGCTCTGGGCGCGATCCTGATCGTCATGGGCTTCTGGCGCAGGAGCTCAAGCTTCTTTCGCCATGCCTATACCGCCAACGTCGCCATGATGACCGCCGGCTTCGTGCTCTTCGGCTACCAGGTCGCTGGCTATTTCGTCTCCTGAGACATCTGAAAGGACAATTCCATGTACAACACAGACATGCCCACCCGCGCCGAACTTCCCTCGACGGGCAAACTTCTGCGCTCCACCGCGATCGCCGTCGTCACCGCGGCAGCTCTCCTCGTTACCATCGTGCTTCCGTCCGAATACGGGATTGATCCGACAGGCGTCGGCACCGCTCTCAATCTGACCGAGATGGGCGAGATCAAGATGCAGCTCGCCGAGGAAGCGGAAGCCGATGCTGCGATGGACGCGGCAAACCGTGCCAATCCGCCTGCGGTCGATACTGATTCTTCGATGCGCACCGAAACCACCACGGTTGCCCCGGTCGTCGCCCCTGTCGCTCCGCCGCCGCCACCGGCACCACCGGCACCCGAGCGCCAGTCCAGCATCCTCGGCACGATCGGCGCGCTGATCGTCTCGCCCGCCGCAGCGCAGGAGCAGCGCCAGGATGAGATGACCATCGTCCTCCAGCCTGGCGAGGGCGCGGAGATCAAGCTGACGATGGTCGAAGGTGAGGTTGCGGCCTTCGCATGGGCCGTCTCAGAAGGCGGCACCGTGAACTACGACACGCATGGTGATGGCAGTGGGCAAAACATCAGCTACGAAAAGGGTCGCAGCGTTGCCGCCGACGACGGTCAGCTTCAGGCGGCCTTCACCGGAAAGCACGGCTGGTTCTGGCGCAATCGTGGCGATGCACCCATATCGCTGACCTTGCGCACCAGCGGGACCTACACCGCCATCGAGCGGCTGGTCTAACCAAAATTGCGGTGGCGCCTGATCGACGCGCCGCCGCATTCTCAACCGAAAAGGACCTGCAGGATCAGCTTCGGCTTCTTCAAGGCCCCATAATTCCATGCGGTTCTGGCCGCAACGGGAGTTTCTGCAATGGCGATAAAGGGTCGATTTCGGCGGGCAGCTGCATCAAATGCGCCATGACCGCTTCGAAGAGGCAATGTGCGATCGTTGCCGATCAATTTGGGTGTTTGATACGCGGGAAATCCGGACGCTCACTCTGCCGCTTCTGCATAATGTGCGTTCGTGGAACGGTATGCGAGATAGTATGGTGGGCCGCAATATTCACTCGAAAGCAGATCAATCATGAGAATTTTCCAGTCAGCATTTTTGACTGTCTTCGTCTTCAGCCTTGCGATGCCGGCCCAGGGGCAGTCACTTCCATCTGGCGTACTCGGCAGTTGGGACATCTCGGCCGAGGGCTGTCGCACTCCTGGGATTTCGATGACTCAGATCGATGTCACAGTCGACAAGATCGAGATGTATGCTGGCAATGCGATTGTCAGAACGGTAGATCGATCCGGTCAGGTGACTTTTGTTGCTGCGGACTTCCTACAAACCGAAGGGGCCGTTGCTCTTGGAGAGCGGGAACGATCATATTTTCGATTTACCCAACGTGATGGAGCGGACCGCCTGAACTTCGTATGGAAGGACGTTCAGACCGTGGATCTCGTCCGTTGCGACGACATCAACGCCGGGTTCGAGGAAGCAATCGCCGAACGAAATTCTGCGGAGATAGTCAGTCATTTTGACCGGATTTTGCCCATACCGACCGGTCTTTGGGTCGTCGCCGGAAACGATTGCGATAGGCCGGCCAACGCATCGTGGCGCAGCTATGACGGGCAAGGTCTTTATGGCGCACGGAGCCGACGTTGCCGCATCGACAGCGTTTCCAGCGAAGGCAGCCGTTATGTCATCGAGCAGATTTGTTCTGCCACATACGACGGCAGCGAGACGAAGCACCGGGACACAATCGACATACAAGCACCAAAGCGTTTCGGCCTCATAGAAGACGGGGAATTGACGACACAGGACTTCAACTGGTGCGGGCCGCGCCTGCGGCCGTGATAGGCCGGTGGTGTGGCGGCCAAGAGGTGAAAAACCCGACTGTTCGTTCTTGGCCAGCGAACGGAAGCGGAAGTTGAAAGGGGGCAACATCTAATGAGCCAGAAAACCAGTAAGGCGGAAACGCCGGTGTGTCAGATGAACAACCTGACGGGTAGCTGGCCTTCAAGATTTATCGGGCTATAGCGTAAAATCGACGGTTTTGCATGTCGATTGGTGGGTTTGCGGTGATCGGCGGCAACATCGTACCATAGAAGGCAATCGTCGGTTATGGCGGGCCGAGACCAACGAAACTGAGAACTACATCTACGCTATAGCCCTCTGACTCTGGCTGGTGTTGGGGCCAGGTGAGGGGGATTGCCGCCTATTCGCCTTTGGCCAACGGAGGCGGAAAAGCAGCCATCCAGGTAGTCTATCGACTTCGACCGCAATGCGCCCCCATCCCGGTCATTCTTCACCCGCGTGCGCTATACTGAAAGCGGCCGTTTGCTTGGTGCACCCGCGAGCGTGTGCGACCGAGCGGAAAGTGGAGATCGTCCTTAAAACCGGCCCGGTGGCAAGCCGCGCTTTGCTGCATCGTCGGTGCCTGCGTCGCCTCATTTCTTCAGTTTCCTTTGCGGACGCGCCGCTTCCGCCGTGATCTTCGCGGTTTTAAGATCCTCTATCAACTCCTCGAGCTCAGCGAGGTGCGCAATGAATTCATCGGGCTTGGGCACCGGCACCGTATCGGATGCGGGATTGTCATGACTGTGCGTGTTTCCGACCACGCGATGATGTCTTTGATCGGCTCGTTCGCCATTGCCCCCACGTTGCTCTCAACTATGCTTCGAAGCGGCGTAGCTCACCACTTCGAATTTCATTAACCGGTTGATCTCGAGCTATTGCCGGCAGCATGGAAAGCAGATGTGCGCCTGACCACGGGCAGCTTCCAGACGACTATCGGCTGAAAGCCGACAGTCAACAAGCGGCCCCCCATACATCGGCAGGAAATCGGTTCCTAAGCACGGTTGCTAGACCGCTAGACCGGACGCGAATGACCAGAAAGCGGTGGCAAGACGACTGTCGGCTTTTGGACAGACTTGTCGCGATAACAGACATTTTCCCTTGCGGGATCAGCTCGTGTTATCAATGATCAAGCATGATCGTGTTTACCGATCATGATGCCTACATTGCTGCGGCGCCGGAAGCTCTCCGACCACTCCTTAAGCTCGTGCGGGCGCGGTTGGCTCTAACTCTTCCCGACGCTGACGAGGTAATTCAGTATGGCATGCCCGGCTTCTGCTCCGCAGGCTTGGTGATCGCAGGCTATGCCGCATTCAGCAAGCAGTGCGGTCTGTATGTTAGCAAGGGCGCCATCAGCACACATTTGGACGAGGTCGCGGCGGCCGGGCTCAAAGCATCGAAGACCGGTGTCACATTCTCACCAGCAAAACCGATCCCCAACGAATTGATTGCATCACTCGCCCTAGCTTCGCGAAAGGAACTAGGCGTCTGAACCTCCATTCCGCCGGGTCCGGTGAGAGGTGGCTTGCTCTCTTTGCGGTTTGACTCCCCTAGCTCGTCCGCGTCGCATTGCCCAAGTATGGCTTCATTGTCCTCAGTGCACGTGCTTCTGCGTTGTTGGCGGGCTTTCCATCTTCTTGGTCTATCCAACTCCAAGCAAGGGCGCCCCTACGGGTCAGATCTTGACCATCGGGTGTGCTCGCGAATTCTTGCATTTCATTGGGAGCACATCAGCGTCGCCAGCGAGATACAGCGAAAGAGCGCGCAAGGACTCTTCCCATCCAACACCTGCAGCGGCGGGACCGTAGGTTTCCCAATGGTCGTTGGGCAGAACATGGTGACTCACGCGGAGCATAGTCCATTTCTTGTTAGCAGGAACAAGATCGACATCGACGCGGCTGACATCTCCCTGATACTCCCAAGTGATCGCGAGGCGTCGGTCTGGTTCGCATTCCAGGATCGTGCCCTCGGTGCTGCTTCTTGTCAGTGTATACCTGCCCCCAGGTGCTAGACTAGCCGCTAACCGGCGAACGATTGGGGACGCCCTCGGGCAAAATCTCTGGGACGGTGAAGAACACGCCGTCCATAGTGGGATTCGGCGTCGGGGTGATTGACGTCTGCGGCGATCCGGCGACACCGGTCAGGAGCTGGATGCGAGCCAGCATCGCGAAATCCTCATGCACCGTGTTGTGGCAGTGATTGACGTAGGCACCGCCGTACTCGCCGAATTGCACCTGGAACGTAACGCTCCCGCTTTCACCGAGGCGCCAGACGTCCTTGCGGGCGAGATGCTCGGTGGCCGGGAAGGGCGCACCCTTTCGAGACATGGTCACGCCCTCTTCGAAATGCAAATGGATCGGGTGGTCCCATCCACCGCCGCTATTCACGTAGGTCCAGTGCTCGACGTCACCTGCCTGCGGAATCACCAACGATATGCGGTTGGCATTGAAGGAATGTGCCGCTTCCCCATTGATCTTGACCGTCCAGGGAAAAGAGGAGGTTTCCGGACAGTCTGGCGTGCATTGGTTATCGGAGCCTCGGGAGTCACCACCGCCCGATCGCCCGAATTGCACCACACGTGTACGTACCGGCGGTACGATAGGGATCTGTTCGGTCAGCGTTGTTGGCACCAAGCTGCGATCCGGCGTGGTAGAGCGATGGATGAAGCCGGGCACGTCGACGCTCTCCAACGATCCGACGATCCGGAACTCCATGAAAGGACCCACGACCGGGTCAGTCCGGTCGCCGCGTAGCGCCTTGGCGAGTG from Georhizobium profundi includes these protein-coding regions:
- a CDS encoding iron chaperone, producing MIVFTDHDAYIAAAPEALRPLLKLVRARLALTLPDADEVIQYGMPGFCSAGLVIAGYAAFSKQCGLYVSKGAISTHLDEVAAAGLKASKTGVTFSPAKPIPNELIASLALASRKELGV
- a CDS encoding HupE/UreJ family protein; amino-acid sequence: MTRPPSRGGGRTLPAFAPHLTTGLIALGLMLAFASSALAHAVTAGDQGYIQEISGVNLIPFIYLGAKHMVTGYDHILFLLGVIFFLYRMQHIAIYVTLFAIGHSTTMLLGVYFNIGINSYIIDAIIGLSVVYKALDNMGAYQRWFGFQPNTKAATLIFGLFHGFGLSTKILEYDIAPDGLVPNLLAFNVGVEIGQLLALGAILIVMGFWRRSSSFFRHAYTANVAMMTAGFVLFGYQVAGYFVS
- a CDS encoding metal-sensing transcriptional repressor, which produces MTHADLHASHPDIVKRLKRAEGHLKSIIAMIEAERPCLDIAQQMHAVEKAVQQAKRTLIHDHLDHCLGTPSDREAGPDRQFIDDLKALAKYL
- a CDS encoding SRPBCC domain-containing protein, which codes for MPLWTACSSPSQRFCPRASPIVRRLAASLAPGGRYTLTRSSTEGTILECEPDRRLAITWEYQGDVSRVDVDLVPANKKWTMLRVSHHVLPNDHWETYGPAAAGVGWEESLRALSLYLAGDADVLPMKCKNSRAHPMVKI
- a CDS encoding MFS transporter, giving the protein MIAVLKNRTYRHLFLAQILALLGTGLATVALGLLAFDLAGDNAGAVLGTALAMKMVAYVGVAPIAAAFAERLPRRTTLVALDLVRAAVALLLPFVSQVWQVYVLIFALQSASAAFTPTFQATIPDVLPDEKDYTRALSLSRLAYDLESLVSPMIAAALLTVISFHNLFAGTVVGFLASAALVLTVLLPSPKPSKPRGIYDRTTRGIRIYLATPRLRGLLAINMAVAGGSAFVIVNTVVYVQAIFGLGQSETAGALAAFGGGSMAVALLLPRLLDSLADRPVMLAGASVITIATGAAAFIDSYGLLLLVWSFMGIGFSLALTPSGRLLRRSSHPEDRPALFAAQFALSHACWLITYPLAGWAGASLGLPATATILATIAVAGVTCSAMLWPAGDPEIVEHDHANLPASHPHWTQGGHAGNRRHAHAFVIDDLHDAWPQARP